A segment of the Flavobacteriales bacterium genome:
CGCAATACCTCAAAAACCGTCATCAAATGATCACCCTCGATGTCGAACGAATCGCTAAGCTGAAGGGAATTGCCAAACCGTACGCCTTTTTGGTCAAGAATGGCTTCACCCACCACGTCGCCCATAACATCGTCAACGGCACGTGTAAGGGCATCCGCTTCGATCACCTTGAAAAGCTATGCCGTGCTTTCCATGTCCTGCCGCACGACCTTTTCTGCTATAAGCCGCATGGCCGGGGCATCAATCCATCCAACGATGTGCTCCTCCCGCTCCGCAAAGGGCCGCTCGAGAACAACGACTTGCAGCGCCTCATCAGCACCCTATCGCCCGAAGCCATCATCAGCCTTACCTCAGAGCTGAAGCACCGGTACCAGCCGCCTTCCCCATCGCCCGAAGGCCAGTAGCCCATAGCCATTCCGCTGCGCGGCCACCGAACCGCTGTCCATTCAGCTTGTACCGTTTCGCCCTGCAAGCACAACGGACTCGATAGCCTGTAACGAAAGAGCGCCGGCATAGCCGGCGCTCTCCATTTGGCGCTTCCGCGCCTAGTTGTAGTGCAAGTGCCGGTTGTCCTTTACGCCAGCGGCTTCGCGCAGCGCATTCAGCACCGCGCTTTCCGCGCGGCTCTGCAGGCGGCCCAGCAGCCCGCCCTTCTCGCCAGCGATGTCGCCTTCGGCAGGGGCTTCGGTGCGGCTGTTCATGCGGGCCACGAACACCGCAGTCTCGCCCTTCAGCGGCACACTGGCCTGTCCGGCCTGCAGCCCGAAGACCTTCCCGATCACCTCGTATTCCGCATAGCCGCCGGGGATGCTGAAGCCGTTCAACGCCATGTCCGTTGCATCCTGCACGCTCACGCCGAGTTCGCCGGCCAGTGCGTTCAGGTCTGTCTTGCCGGTCATCTTTTCCACCCAAGCCTCGGCCTTCTTCAGTTTGGCGGCCTCCTTCGTGAAGGCTTCGCGCACATCCTCCAGTTCAGGCACCCCCTCTTCTTTCACCTTCAGCAGCGTCGCCACCACGTAGTTGTCGCCGGCGTCCTTCGGCTCGCTCACCTGGCCCACCTCCGCACGGTTCACCCAGCCGATCACGCTGGACGGCTGGTCGATCCCCTGCACAAAGCGGCTGTCTGCGCGGAAGTCGGGCACATTCGTCATCTGCAGGCCCTGCTCTTCGGCAGCGGTCTTCAGCGCCTCGGCGGTCTTGTTCCGCAGGCTGAATTCGTTGGCCTTCTTGTACACTTCCTTGAAGGTGGCCGGGCTCGGCTTCACCGCACGGTCCACGGTGATGATGCGGCGCTCCTGGCGGCTGCGTTGGCCCAGCACTTCCACGATGTGGAAGCCGTAGCTGGTCTTGCAGATGGTCGTGGCGCCCACCTTCTGGTCGAAGCTCGCGGCGGTGAACTCGGGCACCATCTGCTCCTTGCCGAACCACTCGTACACGCCGCCGTTGCTCACGCTGCCGGGGTCGTCGCTGAACTTGGTCACCATCGCCTCGAACTTGCTCTTGTCGCGCTTCACCACGGCGAGCAGGCTGTCCGCGCGCTGCTTCTGCTCCGCTTCGTCCTTGCCCTTCTGCGTGCTCAGCAGGATGTGGCGCACGCGTGCCTCGGGCACATCGGCCAGCTCCTTCACCTTCACCAGCTTGTAGGTGGTTCCCTCCAGGTAAGGGCCCACCACGGTGCCCACGGCGCCGTTCACGATCAGCGAATCGTTCAGCTTCTCGATGCTGCCTTCGGTGTAGGGCACCTTGCTGTAGCTGCGCGAATCGGCGTTGCCCACCACGAAGAGGCTGTCGTCCTCGGCCTGCTCGAAGGAATTGCGCAGGGCGGCCAGGTTGCCGGCGATGGCCTCGCGATCGGCATCGCTGGGCTGCACGGGGAAGAGCACGTAATCGAAGGTGCGCGCCGCCTTCTGCTTGTGCTTCGGCTCGTTCTTGTGCTCGTCGTAATAGCGGCGCAGGTCGCTGTCGCTCACCGGGTACAGGCTGTCGGGCTCGCTGTCGTAGCGCTTGGCTACGAAGCTGAAGGTGGCCTTGGTGTTCTTCGCGTTGAACTCGTCGCGGGCCTGCGCGCTGTTCACGAACACGCTCTTCTTCACCAAGGTGTTGTACTTGGCGTAGAGGCGGTTCTCCTGGATCCGGCGGCTCTGGATCTCGTGGTACACCGGCGCATTCAGTTGGATGCCGTTGAAGTATTCGCGCAAGCGGGTCTTGTCGGGCTGGCCATCGGGGCCATTGAACTGGCCACGGAACTCAGGCGCAACGTTGTCGCCGAAGCGCACATCGTCATACTCGGGCTTGGTGATGGTGAAGCCTGCCGCTTCCACCTGATTGAGCAGCACGCGGGCCTTCACGATCTCGTTCCACACCGTGCCGCGCACCTGTTCGCTCACCTGCGCGTTGGCGGGTTGGCCGAACTCGTTGCGGTAGCTCTCCACCTCGTCGCTCACGCGCCGGTCGAAGTCGGCGAGCTTGATCTCCTGTCCGCCGATCTCGCCCACGGGTTCATCGCCACGGCCGCTCGGACCTCCGCGGTTCGAGAGGAGGGCATCGAGGATGAAGAGGGCCAATGCGCCGCCCACGAGAACGATCAAAAGGCCGCTGCGCTCGCGGATCTTGCCGATGACTGCCATTATCTGCTGGAATTGGGGCTGCGAATATAGGCGGGCGATGTGTACGGAATGGGCGGGCGCAACGGGCTGGCGATCAGGAGGTGGCGGCGATGGAGCCAGGGCCTTGAACGCTGTTCCGGTGTGGCCGGGCGGCTATCGGTCGGTAATGGGCTCTTGGTACAAGGTGCCGGATCACGCTTGGTTCAGCGCAATTCCAGCTCCACCGAGGGGTCCCAGAAGCGCTTGGTGAAGTCCACCACCTGGTCGTCCTTCACCCTTATGCCCTCCTTCTCCAAGAGCTGCTGCATCCGGTCTTCAGGGCCGAAGTGGTGCTTGCCGCTGAGGATCCCCGCGCTGTTCACCACGCGATGGGCCGGCACCTTGGGCTTCACGGTGTGGCTGTTGTTCATGCAATAGCCTACGATGCGCGCTGAGCGAGCCGCGCCCAAGTACTTGGCGATGGCGCCATAGCTCGTGACCCGGCCGCGCGGAATCTGCCGCACCACGTCCATCACATCGGCGAAGAAGTCGCGCTCCTGCACCGCCTCGTTGCGCACTTGCTTCTTGGCCATGATCAAGCTGATTCGTTCATGGCGAAACGAACGTAATGGATCGTGCGCCCTTCTTCGAGCCACATCTGCTCATAGTAGGTGCGGATGTTCAGCACCGCTTGTTCCTCGGCCGATACGCGGTGCACCAGGTCGGTGTACACGTTGTCGCTCTGCTCGTGCAGGCTGAGCTTGTGCTCCGCGATCAACTCCAAGGTGTATGCATAGAGCAAGGGGCTGTCGGTCTTCAGGTGGATGCACCCGCCCGGTTTGAGGATCTGCCGGTAGCGCTCCAGGAAGAGCGGGCTGGTGAGCCGCTTGCGCGCCTTGCCGATCTGCGGATCACTGAAGGTGAGCCAGATCTCATCCACCTCTTGCGGACCGAAGCATTTTAGGAGATGATCCACATGCGTGCGCAGGAAGCCCACGTTATGGAGGCCTTCTTCCTTGGCGGTTCGCGCACCGCGCCAGAGCCGCGCCCCCTTGATGTCTACACCGAGGTAATTGCGCTGCGGATTCAAGCGTGCGAGCCCCACGGTGTATTCGCCGCCCCCGCAACCGAGCTCCAGCACCAAGGGCGCCTCGCGCCCGAAGAAGTCGGCGTTCCATCGGCCCTTCAGCGGGAAGCTGCCCTTCACCAGTTCCTCGAAAGTGGGCTGCACCACATGCTCGAAGGTGAGGTTCTCGGCGAAGCGCGCGAGCTTGTTCTTTCCCATTGGAAGGCCTGCCCGCCGCTGGCAGGGCGGCGAAAGTAGAAGCAGCCTCGAAATTCCTTTCGGAAAGCGAGCCGGAGGGTTTTCGCGGCCAGACGAGGCGCGGAATGAAACCCGAGCAGAGCTGGATGTTCTGGAAGGGTTGAGCAACGAAGTATGGTCGCGAAAAGACCCGGCGATGTCCGAAGGGGGATTTTGAGGCTGCTTCTGGCCGCGTAACGTTCGCATCACCTGCGCGTGACAACCTTCGCCGCCATGCTCACAGGCAAGCGCATCCTGGTAGCACCGCTCGATTGGGGCCTGGGCCATTCGGCGCGTTGCGTGCCCATCATCCAACAGTTGATCGAATCGGGCGCCGTGCCGGTGATCGGCGCCGACAGAGGGCCGCTGGCCTTGCTGCGCGCGGAGTTCCCGGAGCTGGAGCATGTGCGCGTCCCGGGTGTCGATGTGCGGTACTCGAAGACGAGCAATCAGCTCTGGAGCATGGCGCGGCAGTTCCCGGCCATGGTCCGCAGCGTGCAGGCAGAGCGCGCCCTCTTCGATCGCCTGCGTGGCCGCTTGCGCCTCGATGCGGTGATCAGCGATCAGCGTTTCGGATTGCGCAGCCCCGAACTGCCGAGCATCCTCATCACGCATCAAGTGTTCCCTTTCACGCCATTCGCGCAAGCAGCGCTGCGCAAGCTGAACCTGCGCCATATCGCGCGCTTCGACCGCTGCTGGGTGATGGACGAGCCCCAAGCGCCAGGACTTGCCGGCGAGCTCTCGCACGGCGCGGCCTTGCCGAAGAATGCGCGCTATATCGGCACCTTGAGCCGCATGGGCATGCATGAAACAGCCCGCGAGCGTTACGACATCGCGGCCGTGATCAGTGGGCCGGAGCCGCAGCGCACCTTGCTGGAGCACCGCCTCTTGGAGCAACTAAGCCGCATCCCCGGCAATCATTTGCTCGTGCTCGGCCAACCGGACAAGCCGCGCAACGAGCGCTCAGGCTCGGTGTCCATCCGCTCGCACATGAGCGGCGATGAATTGGCCGGAGCCATGAGCGGGGCTCGCCTCATCGTTTCGCGCAGCGGCTACACAACCTTGATGGACCTCGCGGCGCTGGGAAGGAGCGCGCTCATCATCCCCACACCCGGACAGCAGGAGCAAGAGTACCTGGGCCGATTGCATGCGCGCACGGGTCGCTTCCTGGTGCAGTCACAGGAATCAATCGATCTGATGGCTGCGATGAAATCAATCGGGAAGCACGAGGCCACAGCTCGTGCCAACGGGAACGAACTCTTGGCTGCAGCGCTCCATGAGCTCGCAGGCCTCATGGCCTGACCCGCTTACCTTGCCGCCATGCGCAAGGCCATCCTGCTGTCCGTGATCATGGTGCTCCCGGCATCTGCTTGGTGCCAGTACGACCTTGACGCCAACCTGCGCCGGCTGGAAGAGCAGCAGCAGCGCATGCTCACGGATCAGGCGCGCCTGCGGGACCGCTTGGACAGCGCCAAGCTCGCGATCATCCGCCGCGACCTGCGCGCGAAGGGTTTACCCAAGCTCGCAGAGGGCGCGGCAGTCGTGGAGCACCCGGGCCACATGCTCGTGTACAGCGAGCCACACGAGCAGCCCGAATGGGTGGCCCACATCGCCGTGCCGGACCTGATCACCGGGAACCTGGCCCGCATCGACTCATTCGTTGCGGATCCCAAGGTGCTCACAGGCACCGCCATCACTGCGGATTATTGGAACAGCGGCTACGACCGGGGCCACATGGTGCCGAGCGCCGATATGCGCTGGAACATGGAGGCCTTGCGCGCCACCTACTACTACAGCAACGTGAGCCCGCAGAAGCCAGAGCTGAACCGGGGCGCGTGGGCCGAGCTCGAGGATTGGGCGCGCCGCTACGTGAACCACAGCAAGCGCCGCATCTTCATCGTTACCGGTCCGGTGCTCCGCGAGGGCCTGCCCACTCTCCAGAAGGCCGACCGCAAGAATGAGGTGAGCATCCCCGAGATGCACTGGAAGGTGATTGCCGACCTCGATGGCGACCAGCCCAAGGCCATCGGCTTCGTGATGCGCAATGGCCCGCAGGAATACCCGCCGATCAGCTACGCCGTCACGGTTGACAGCGTGGAGCGCCTCACGGGCCTGGACTTCTTCCATGCCCTCGACGATGCCACCGAGGACCGGATCGAGGCCATGCGCGAGCCGAAGGATTGGTATGCGGAGGGCGACCCGTTCTTCGGCGAGGCCGAGCCGCTGAAGGCGCCATTGCCCAAGGGCATGTTCAACACGGTGCAGGCGAAGCACCACATCGGCAAGACCATCACGGTGTGTGGCACGGTGGTGAGCGCGCGCAAGACCGCGAAGGCGAAGGCCATCTACCTCAACTTCGACCGGATGCACCCGCACCAGGATTTCTACGCCACCATCTGGGACTACAACAGCCCCAACTTCAGCTACGATCCGGAGACCGCGCTGCTGCAGAAGAAGGTCTGCGTCACGGGCAAGGTGACCGTGTACGACGACATCCCGCGCATCAGCATCAACAACGAAGAGGAGGTGCGGCTGTACGAGGAGGCCGTTCGTTGATGATCAGGCGGCACCCTGCAGGGTGAAGGTGAACGTGGCGCCCCGCCCCTCCACGCTCTTCACCGCGATGGTCTGGCCGTGCGCATCGATGATGTGCTTCACGATGGCCAGCCCAAGGCCGCTTCCGCCCTCGTTGCGGGCCCTGCTCTTGCCCACTCGGTAGAATCGCTCGAACAAACGGGGCAGATGCTCGGGGCTGATGCCGATGCCATCGTCATTCACATCAACGGCGACCTGCTCGCCCATGCCATAGCACGATACCGTGCACCGGCCCCCTTCGCGCCCGTAGTTGATGGCGTTGTTGAGCAGGTTCGTCAGTACCTGGAGCAAGCGGTTCCGGTCGGCCATCACGGCGGTCCCGGCGGGCACATCGTTCACCAGCCGCACGCCTTTCTCCTGCGCGTGCAGCTCCAGGCCTTCCATGGCCTCCAGGGTGATCGCGCGAAGGTCGATCCGCGCCACTCGGAGCTCCATCACGCCGCTTTCGAGCTTGGTGATCAGGTCCAGGTCCTCCACGATCTTCATCAATCGCTCCACCCCATTCGATGCGCGCTCCAGGAAATCACGGTTCACCT
Coding sequences within it:
- the trmB gene encoding tRNA (guanosine(46)-N7)-methyltransferase TrmB, which translates into the protein MGKNKLARFAENLTFEHVVQPTFEELVKGSFPLKGRWNADFFGREAPLVLELGCGGGEYTVGLARLNPQRNYLGVDIKGARLWRGARTAKEEGLHNVGFLRTHVDHLLKCFGPQEVDEIWLTFSDPQIGKARKRLTSPLFLERYRQILKPGGCIHLKTDSPLLYAYTLELIAEHKLSLHEQSDNVYTDLVHRVSAEEQAVLNIRTYYEQMWLEEGRTIHYVRFAMNESA
- a CDS encoding MGMT family protein, translated to MAKKQVRNEAVQERDFFADVMDVVRQIPRGRVTSYGAIAKYLGAARSARIVGYCMNNSHTVKPKVPAHRVVNSAGILSGKHHFGPEDRMQQLLEKEGIRVKDDQVVDFTKRFWDPSVELELR
- a CDS encoding glycosyltransferase, coding for MLTGKRILVAPLDWGLGHSARCVPIIQQLIESGAVPVIGADRGPLALLRAEFPELEHVRVPGVDVRYSKTSNQLWSMARQFPAMVRSVQAERALFDRLRGRLRLDAVISDQRFGLRSPELPSILITHQVFPFTPFAQAALRKLNLRHIARFDRCWVMDEPQAPGLAGELSHGAALPKNARYIGTLSRMGMHETARERYDIAAVISGPEPQRTLLEHRLLEQLSRIPGNHLLVLGQPDKPRNERSGSVSIRSHMSGDELAGAMSGARLIVSRSGYTTLMDLAALGRSALIIPTPGQQEQEYLGRLHARTGRFLVQSQESIDLMAAMKSIGKHEATARANGNELLAAALHELAGLMA
- a CDS encoding DNA/RNA non-specific endonuclease → MRKAILLSVIMVLPASAWCQYDLDANLRRLEEQQQRMLTDQARLRDRLDSAKLAIIRRDLRAKGLPKLAEGAAVVEHPGHMLVYSEPHEQPEWVAHIAVPDLITGNLARIDSFVADPKVLTGTAITADYWNSGYDRGHMVPSADMRWNMEALRATYYYSNVSPQKPELNRGAWAELEDWARRYVNHSKRRIFIVTGPVLREGLPTLQKADRKNEVSIPEMHWKVIADLDGDQPKAIGFVMRNGPQEYPPISYAVTVDSVERLTGLDFFHALDDATEDRIEAMREPKDWYAEGDPFFGEAEPLKAPLPKGMFNTVQAKHHIGKTITVCGTVVSARKTAKAKAIYLNFDRMHPHQDFYATIWDYNSPNFSYDPETALLQKKVCVTGKVTVYDDIPRISINNEEEVRLYEEAVR
- a CDS encoding sensor histidine kinase codes for the protein MDQLTTRRVALLAALVVAVAGGLLAGVAVDVASTGLAHWWTFLSAILLFAVAYATFAFGIERFVHGRIKTLYRTVHDLRRSKAGTQARGGDELSRVNAEVAEWASERRTEIRDLQEREKFRREFIGNLAHELKTPIFNIQGYILTLLEGGLEDGKVNRDFLERASNGVERLMKIVEDLDLITKLESGVMELRVARIDLRAITLEAMEGLELHAQEKGVRLVNDVPAGTAVMADRNRLLQVLTNLLNNAINYGREGGRCTVSCYGMGEQVAVDVNDDGIGISPEHLPRLFERFYRVGKSRARNEGGSGLGLAIVKHIIDAHGQTIAVKSVEGRGATFTFTLQGAA
- a CDS encoding helix-turn-helix transcriptional regulator, coding for MRASRFSKSSSDFRIRTSQNPNPASGFSNSLSQYLKNRHQMITLDVERIAKLKGIAKPYAFLVKNGFTHHVAHNIVNGTCKGIRFDHLEKLCRAFHVLPHDLFCYKPHGRGINPSNDVLLPLRKGPLENNDLQRLISTLSPEAIISLTSELKHRYQPPSPSPEGQ
- a CDS encoding peptidylprolyl isomerase; protein product: MAVIGKIRERSGLLIVLVGGALALFILDALLSNRGGPSGRGDEPVGEIGGQEIKLADFDRRVSDEVESYRNEFGQPANAQVSEQVRGTVWNEIVKARVLLNQVEAAGFTITKPEYDDVRFGDNVAPEFRGQFNGPDGQPDKTRLREYFNGIQLNAPVYHEIQSRRIQENRLYAKYNTLVKKSVFVNSAQARDEFNAKNTKATFSFVAKRYDSEPDSLYPVSDSDLRRYYDEHKNEPKHKQKAARTFDYVLFPVQPSDADREAIAGNLAALRNSFEQAEDDSLFVVGNADSRSYSKVPYTEGSIEKLNDSLIVNGAVGTVVGPYLEGTTYKLVKVKELADVPEARVRHILLSTQKGKDEAEQKQRADSLLAVVKRDKSKFEAMVTKFSDDPGSVSNGGVYEWFGKEQMVPEFTAASFDQKVGATTICKTSYGFHIVEVLGQRSRQERRIITVDRAVKPSPATFKEVYKKANEFSLRNKTAEALKTAAEEQGLQMTNVPDFRADSRFVQGIDQPSSVIGWVNRAEVGQVSEPKDAGDNYVVATLLKVKEEGVPELEDVREAFTKEAAKLKKAEAWVEKMTGKTDLNALAGELGVSVQDATDMALNGFSIPGGYAEYEVIGKVFGLQAGQASVPLKGETAVFVARMNSRTEAPAEGDIAGEKGGLLGRLQSRAESAVLNALREAAGVKDNRHLHYN